In Chryseobacterium sp., the genomic window AGGCCCTGTTCCCGCTCTTTACTGAAAATACCGGACTTTTATTAAAATGTTGAAATACGATTTCTTCTCTCTGATTTTCAAAAACATTAAAGCAAGCCCGTATGATCAGAAAGGTTAAAACAGACATCAAAAATCTCATGGAATTGTTTAAACTGCATTTTACAATGACTGCTTTCAAGAAATAAACAGCAATAAAGATGAATCCCATTTCCACCAAATTCATCGGTATATTTTCAAAAAATAAAATATCAACTTCCGCAAACCAGTGGATCGCCTTCAGTAAAATCCGGATTACGAGGTCATATGCCCAATCCAGATAACCAAAATTAATTTGAAAAGCAAAAAGAACCGTCATCAGAAATGAAAATACGATGATCAGTTCAGAAAAGGGAACAATGATAAAATTGGCAATGACCGAAATAAATGAAAACTGATGAAAATAATAAAGCACTAAAGGCAGTGTAGCCAGCTGTGCCGAAATAGAAATCGTAATGGTATTAAAGATTATCTTTTTCAGATAATGATCCTGTTTTGGGAAATGCTTCAGAAGAGGCTGATTGAACCAGAATATACCCAAAACCGCCAAAAAGCTAAGCTGGAATCCTATATCGAAAAGCTGCTGGGTATCAGAAATCAAAATAATAAATGCCGACAGCGCCAGGGAGTGAAGCAGATCCGGTTTTCTCTGGAGCAATAGGTAAATGAAGTATATACTCAACATAATACAGGATCGCAAAACCGAATTTCCAAAGCCAATAAACATTGCAAACATCCAGATAAAAACAAGACTGAAAACAATAGCATAGTGCCTGAAACGCAAAGGCACCATCTTCACCAGCAAAAAATAGAATATCCCGAAGATCACAACAATATGCGTTCCTGAAATCGCCAGTAAATGAATCAACCCCGACCTGTTGAAATCCTGAAGTATTTCCCCATCGATTTCCGTTCTGTCTGCGAGGATTATTCCTTTTAAAAAGTTTTTTGCTTCTCCTGACATTCCGCCTGTATCCATCTTTTGCAAAACCTCAAGTCTCTGCTGCCTGATCTTATCCACAAAACTGACCTTCCTTTTTTCAGCAGAAGAAAGGCCTTGTAAAAGATAACACTGATACTCAATATTTTTCCGCTGAAGGTATTTGGCATAATCAAACTGGAAATCATATTGGGGAGATTTTACCTGTATAATAAGGGCCTTGCCTTTATAGGAATGTTTAAAATCAAGTTCTGCATGATCCTTCGGAATATAGAAGATCATGTTAAAACTTTTATCTTCCACCTGTGCAGCCCCTTCATATTTCTTATACTTTTCTGTTGAATTTAGTTTCTGGACAATACGGAAAACAACCGTTTCTTTCTTATTTGCCGTTACTCCCGGCACAGGTGAAAATGTATTAAAAAAATGAAAAATAATCCCCAGATAAAAAAACAGCAATGCCAGTAAGACAGATTTAACTTTGCTCAGAAAAAAAGAATGAAAGAACATTAAAATTAAGATTCCTGTTCCTACAGCACTACTACCATACATTGCCGTATTTCCCAATGGAAATTTATCCTGAAAAAAAATCCCGAGGATAAAACATATTGCTAAAATACAAAGAGGCTGTCTGTTCAAATCTCCAATCAATTATTTCACCAAAATAGGAAATTAATTGATCGGATATCGTCTCTGTAATTGCTGAAAAAGCGCCCTGTAACTCATTAAAGAGATCAACAGGGCGCTTATTATTTTGCTATAAAATGAAGCTCTTGTAAAAAAGTTTTTAATGGGATGGTAGAAAGTTATCGGTAAAATGCATGGTTTCCTTATGTACATCCGCCGTTCTTTTCCTTACTCTTCCAATTGGAAGCCTGTCATAGCCCTATTCATTTGAGATGTTCAAAATAACCTCAGCAGCATGATCACTGGCCCCTTTTCCTCCAAGCTTTTCTCTCAAAAGCCTGTAATCATTAAGAACCTGTTCTCTTTTTTCCCCTTCCAGGATTTTATTGAGTTCATCCACAAGATTTTTCGTATTCAGATCATTCTGGATGAGTTCTTTGACCACCTCTCGATCCATAATGAGATTGACCAGAGAAATGTAATTGATATTTTTAACAAGCCTTTTAGCTATTGCATAAGAAATTTTACTGCCTCTGTAGCATACCACTTCAGGAATGTTGAGCAGGGCTGTTTCCAGGGTAGCTGTCCCGGAAGTGACAAGGGCCGCCTTGGAACACCTCAGCAGATCATAGGTTCTGTTGGATACGAAGTGAACATGATCATCCACATATTTTTCATAAAAATCTTTGGGAAGACTTGGTGCCCCGGCTATCACAAACTGGTATTCCTTAAAATAAGGCCTTACGGAAAGCATTATTTCAAGCATTTTCTCCACTTCCTGCTTTCTGGAACCCGGCAGAAGAGCAATGATTTCTTTTTCGTTCAGACCGTTTTCCGTTTTAAACTTTTCAATAATGATCTCTTCAAGGTCAGAAATAGCATCCAGTAAAGGATGTCCTACAAAATGTGAATGCACGCCGTGTTTTCTGTAAAAATCTTCTTCAAAGGGAAGAATAACCATCATTTCATCTACATATTTCCTGATGATTTCCACTCTCCCTTCTTTCCATGCCCAAAGCTGTGGAGAAATATAATAAACCACTTTGATTCCCAATTCTTTGGCAAATCGGGCAATCCTTAAGTTGAATCCCGGATAGTCTACGAGGATTAAAACATCAGGTTTGTTATTTTTGATATCCTCCTTACAGAATGTGATATTATTGAGAATGGTCCTTAGATTCATGACGACCTCCAGAAACCCCATAAAAGCCAGATCACGGTAATGTTTAACCAGCGTTCCGCCCTGGGCTGCCATAAGATCCCCACCCCAGAATCTAAATTCCGCATGGGAATCTTTTTGCTTTAAGGATTTCATCAAATTGCTTCCATGCAGATCACCGGAAGCTTCTCCTGCTATAATATAATATTTCATTTCTTCCGAAATCTTTATTTGTTTTAACGGCCATCAGGAACCTTACATGATTTCATTCTATCAGGGTCATTTTGATTCATGGGAGGTTTCTATGGTAAGAATAGAAAACAAATTAAAATGTATATTGATCTTAATTTGTAAATTTGTTCAAAGATAATGATAAAAATGTCAGAAGAATTTGAAATCCGAAATAAAGTTGCAGAAAGCGGTCTGGTAAATTTTGACCTTTCCACTTTGCTTCCAAAGGGTGAAAGAAAAGGTATTGACCTTAAAGATTTTCTTTTTCAGGAAATGATTCTGAAAGAAAAAGATTTCCGTGAAAAAGTGGAAGCGATCAATGTTGAAGAATATAAAGACGCTTATATTTACATCTACAATTCAGTGGATACAATTATTCCGCTTTGGGCCTATTTCGTGTTAACAGCTAAGCTTACGGACGTTGCTAAAAAAATAGTTTTTGGTAATCGTGAAGATTTGGAAGTTATTCTGATGCACAATGCCATTCAAACCTATGATTTTGAAGAAATGAGAGGCAAAAGGGTCTTGGTAAAAGGCTGTTCAGATAAGGAAATCCCGGAAAACGCTTATATAGAACTGGTGGAGCAGTTAAAACCACTCGTAAAGTCATTGATGTTCGGAGAAGCATGCTCTAATGTTCCGATTGTAAAGAACTAAGAATGGGCAAATATGTATCGGCTGTTTTTATATTTCTCATTTTCTTAGCAGTTTATTATATTGGAAGTTTTACCAAAATTCCATTTGCGGATGCTATTGGTTTTGTATTGCCGGTAGAGAAAGGCGAGCTGGTAACTACAGCAACCGCCACTACACACTTCCTCTATGTGAACACCGCTATTTTCATTAAAAATATAACGGGTCTCAATGCCATTGAAGCAAGCCGGCTTTTGATCATTACCGCTGCAGCGCTTACCGTTTCAGTGGTTTATTGTACAGTCAGAAGTATTACAAGATTGGAATGGGCTTCTATTGCTGCTGCATTTATTTTCGGATTCAGTTTCTCCTTCTGGAAAAATGCAGAAATCGTAGAGGTGTACACCTACAATTCTCTGTGGCTGAGTCTATTTTTCCTTTCCATGGTTAAAAGCTTTGCCGAGAACAATAAAAAATATATTCCACTGAGTGGACTATTTCTGGGAATCAGCCTTTGGGTCCATATTCAGAACATCCTGCTGGTCCCGGCATTCTTTTTATTTCTTTACTGTTTCAGAAAAGAAAAAAAACAGGCTTTTTTATCCCTGACTGCTTTTCTATTGATATTTTCAGCTATTCTTATTTTAAATGTATCCCAGGGACTTTCTCTGAGCTCTCCTTTCACTTCGGAACGCGGAAGCTGGCTTTCCAATTCGTTTAAGAAAACGTTTGCAGAATATCTTCAGGATATTGTTAAGTCAGTGGTATATGTAGTATATAATTTTAATGTATTCAGTCTTTTGGGAATAGCAGGAGTCTATTTTTTATACAGATCAGACAAGAAGATGTTTTTTGTCTTCTTCATCGCTTCACTATGTGTATATGGATTTGCTACTTTTTATGCTGTTACAGATAACTATGTATTCTTTATCCCTTTTAATATCATTTTTGCATTGTCTATAGGCTACGGACTGTCTCAGATAAAATATCCATGGGTACAACAGTTTTCATGGCTATGCCTTTTGATCCCTCTTTTCTATGTTTCATCACTTAAAATAGTTTCCTTAACAGAAAAGGGGCAGGAATTTGATAAGCATAAAAAATATAAAGGCGGCCTGGAATATTATATGTTTCCGTGGATGAATAACAATGTCGGTATCCTGGAATTCACTATTGACAAGAAAAAAGCTTCCGATCCCATATTCTGGATGACCATTGAGGCTGAAATCTATATTAAGCTGTTAAAAAGCAAAGGATTTACAGAGGAAGAAATCAGAAAACTTTAACAATAATTATGACCTGAGGGCATTTTGGGAACCATATTTTTTGATAACTTTGAGTAACTTAATACTTTAAAACAAACACAAAAAATGAGCTTAATCGACCTACTTACAGGGAACACGAGCAACCAGGTTGCTGAACAGGCTGAAAACAAATTCGGAATCAGCAGAAATCAGGTTATCGCCTTATTGGCAGTGGCCACCCCACTTATCATTTCTTACTTAAGAAATAAATCTCAGGACGCTAAAGAAGCAGAAGCCTTAAACAGTGCTCTCGATAAAGACCATAACGGAAGCATTTTAAATGATGCATCCCAAGTGGAAGCAAGACAGGCTGAAGGAAGCTCTATCCTTAATCATATTTTCGGAGGACAGAAAAGCGATGTGGAAAATCAGCTTTCACAGAATACCGGAATTTCAATAGATAAAATAGGACCTATCCTGGCGATGCTTGCACCTGTTGTGATGGGATATATCGGCCAACAGAAACAACAAAGCAATGTAGGGGCCGGAGGTCTAGGGGATCTTTTGGGAGGAATCCTGGGAAATGCATCCAGCCAGGCTCAATCTCAGCCATCCAGCCCTTTAAATGACATTCTTGGAAGTGTTCTGGGGAACGGCGGACAATCCCAATCATCAGGTAATCCTTTGAATGACATCCTGGGAAGTGTACTTGGCGGCGGCGGTAACAACCAGCAGCAGCAAGGAGGCTTAGGAAGTATTCTTGGTAATATTTTTGGAAAATAATTAGTTTAATTTGTTATAAAAAAAGACCGGGGATGATTTCTCCGGTCTTTTTTATTTTTAAGATTTCTTAGATTTCTCTTCCGCAGCAGCAATAGGTTTAGAAGCTTTTCTAGGCCTTCTTTTTCCATAACTTCCTGAATTGATCTTACCTCTTCTTGATTTTTTGTCTCCTTTTCCCATAGTAATACATGTTTGTTGTTATGACGAATTTAGGAAATACAACTCTAAAATCCAATTAATGAAGCTGTTAAAGTTTTATAAATTAGGAAGGGAAGCTGGAAGTGGGGCGCTGGAGTTACTATTAGGCTGCTATTTTAATTCTCTGTCATCACGTCAGCTCCTCTGTTTATAAAGGCTATTTTAGATATTTCAGCCCTGTAGTACTTCCAGCTTCCATCA contains:
- a CDS encoding 30S ribosomal protein THX, which gives rise to MGKGDKKSRRGKINSGSYGKRRPRKASKPIAAAEEKSKKS
- a CDS encoding DUF2723 domain-containing protein, with product MGKYVSAVFIFLIFLAVYYIGSFTKIPFADAIGFVLPVEKGELVTTATATTHFLYVNTAIFIKNITGLNAIEASRLLIITAAALTVSVVYCTVRSITRLEWASIAAAFIFGFSFSFWKNAEIVEVYTYNSLWLSLFFLSMVKSFAENNKKYIPLSGLFLGISLWVHIQNILLVPAFFLFLYCFRKEKKQAFLSLTAFLLIFSAILILNVSQGLSLSSPFTSERGSWLSNSFKKTFAEYLQDIVKSVVYVVYNFNVFSLLGIAGVYFLYRSDKKMFFVFFIASLCVYGFATFYAVTDNYVFFIPFNIIFALSIGYGLSQIKYPWVQQFSWLCLLIPLFYVSSLKIVSLTEKGQEFDKHKKYKGGLEYYMFPWMNNNVGILEFTIDKKKASDPIFWMTIEAEIYIKLLKSKGFTEEEIRKL
- the lpxB gene encoding lipid-A-disaccharide synthase, with amino-acid sequence MKYYIIAGEASGDLHGSNLMKSLKQKDSHAEFRFWGGDLMAAQGGTLVKHYRDLAFMGFLEVVMNLRTILNNITFCKEDIKNNKPDVLILVDYPGFNLRIARFAKELGIKVVYYISPQLWAWKEGRVEIIRKYVDEMMVILPFEEDFYRKHGVHSHFVGHPLLDAISDLEEIIIEKFKTENGLNEKEIIALLPGSRKQEVEKMLEIMLSVRPYFKEYQFVIAGAPSLPKDFYEKYVDDHVHFVSNRTYDLLRCSKAALVTSGTATLETALLNIPEVVCYRGSKISYAIAKRLVKNINYISLVNLIMDREVVKELIQNDLNTKNLVDELNKILEGEKREQVLNDYRLLREKLGGKGASDHAAEVILNISNE
- a CDS encoding ComEC/Rec2 family competence protein, whose translation is MGNTAMYGSSAVGTGILILMFFHSFFLSKVKSVLLALLFFYLGIIFHFFNTFSPVPGVTANKKETVVFRIVQKLNSTEKYKKYEGAAQVEDKSFNMIFYIPKDHAELDFKHSYKGKALIIQVKSPQYDFQFDYAKYLQRKNIEYQCYLLQGLSSAEKRKVSFVDKIRQQRLEVLQKMDTGGMSGEAKNFLKGIILADRTEIDGEILQDFNRSGLIHLLAISGTHIVVIFGIFYFLLVKMVPLRFRHYAIVFSLVFIWMFAMFIGFGNSVLRSCIMLSIYFIYLLLQRKPDLLHSLALSAFIILISDTQQLFDIGFQLSFLAVLGIFWFNQPLLKHFPKQDHYLKKIIFNTITISISAQLATLPLVLYYFHQFSFISVIANFIIVPFSELIIVFSFLMTVLFAFQINFGYLDWAYDLVIRILLKAIHWFAEVDILFFENIPMNLVEMGFIFIAVYFLKAVIVKCSLNNSMRFLMSVLTFLIIRACFNVFENQREEIVFQHFNKSPVFSVKSGNRACFWTSEIIEEKKVIRYVVAPYCSSRRIARFELKTFPPSAQKVVFRGHTYDLK
- a CDS encoding DUF2480 family protein, which encodes MSEEFEIRNKVAESGLVNFDLSTLLPKGERKGIDLKDFLFQEMILKEKDFREKVEAINVEEYKDAYIYIYNSVDTIIPLWAYFVLTAKLTDVAKKIVFGNREDLEVILMHNAIQTYDFEEMRGKRVLVKGCSDKEIPENAYIELVEQLKPLVKSLMFGEACSNVPIVKN
- a CDS encoding DUF937 domain-containing protein; amino-acid sequence: MSLIDLLTGNTSNQVAEQAENKFGISRNQVIALLAVATPLIISYLRNKSQDAKEAEALNSALDKDHNGSILNDASQVEARQAEGSSILNHIFGGQKSDVENQLSQNTGISIDKIGPILAMLAPVVMGYIGQQKQQSNVGAGGLGDLLGGILGNASSQAQSQPSSPLNDILGSVLGNGGQSQSSGNPLNDILGSVLGGGGNNQQQQGGLGSILGNIFGK